One Paraburkholderia sp. HP33-1 genomic region harbors:
- a CDS encoding FAD binding domain-containing protein, which yields MDAISYERAGDVAGAVRAAQQPGAVFIGGGTNLLDLMKGGVARPVRLIDITHISGLDSVTTLPGGGIRIGALVRNSDAANHALVREQYPLLSQALLAGASPQLRNMATVGGNLLQRTRCGYFYDTAFTQCNKRMPGSGCAALDGHNRSHAILGTSPQCIAVNPSDMSVALAALDALVRVSGPNGERTIAFADFHRLPGDRPDVDTTLQPGELITAVDLPPPLFSAHSHYLKVRDRASYAFALVSVAAALQMDGERVQSARIALGGVAHKPWRANAAEQMLSGQPLSQATLKNAAAAALSGAQPRHDNAFKVQLAQRAIVRAVNQAAGYAGGVA from the coding sequence ATGGATGCGATCTCCTACGAGCGCGCCGGCGACGTCGCCGGCGCGGTACGCGCCGCGCAGCAACCGGGCGCGGTGTTTATCGGCGGCGGCACGAATCTGCTCGATCTGATGAAGGGTGGCGTCGCGCGACCGGTACGGCTCATCGATATCACGCATATCAGCGGCCTCGACTCGGTGACGACGCTACCCGGCGGCGGCATCCGCATCGGCGCGCTGGTACGCAATAGCGACGCGGCGAATCACGCGCTGGTGCGTGAGCAGTACCCGCTGCTGTCGCAAGCGCTGCTCGCGGGTGCGTCGCCGCAGTTGCGCAACATGGCGACGGTCGGCGGCAATCTGCTGCAACGCACCCGCTGCGGCTACTTCTACGACACGGCGTTCACGCAATGCAACAAGCGCATGCCCGGCAGCGGCTGCGCGGCGCTCGACGGCCACAACCGCTCGCACGCGATTCTCGGCACGAGCCCGCAATGCATCGCGGTCAATCCGTCGGACATGAGCGTCGCGCTGGCCGCGCTCGATGCGCTGGTGCGCGTGAGCGGCCCCAACGGCGAGCGCACCATCGCCTTCGCCGATTTCCACCGCCTGCCGGGCGACCGGCCCGACGTCGATACCACCTTGCAGCCCGGCGAGTTGATCACCGCGGTCGATCTGCCGCCGCCGCTTTTCAGCGCGCATTCGCATTATCTGAAGGTGCGTGACCGCGCCAGTTACGCGTTCGCGCTGGTATCGGTCGCCGCCGCGTTGCAGATGGACGGCGAGCGCGTGCAGAGCGCGCGCATCGCGCTCGGCGGCGTCGCGCACAAACCGTGGCGCGCGAACGCGGCCGAGCAGATGCTGAGCGGCCAGCCGCTCAGTCAGGCCACGCTGAAAAATGCTGCCGCGGCCGCGTTGAGTGGCGCGCAGCCGCGCCACGACAACGCTTTCAAGGTCCAGCTCGCGCAACGCGCGATCGTGCGTGCGGTCAATCAGGCCGCCGGTTACGCGGGAGGTGTCGCATGA
- a CDS encoding xanthine dehydrogenase family protein molybdopterin-binding subunit translates to MNLTGQPLDRVDALLKVTGEARYAAEFPAARLAHAVLVTSTIAQGTIASIDASRAEAVPGVLLVMTYQNAPRLPNGGKPALAPPAGRRLSLLQDNEVHYNNEPVAVVVADTLEHAADAARQLRIVYQPGAAALDFEQAKAHAHAPDRPQGRQTDTQRGSFEDGMQSGDVHIDATYTTPIEHHNPMEPHATMAQWDGPQLTLYDSTQGVSGAALVLAKTFGIPVSDVRVISPLIGGGFGCKGSSWSHVSLCVMAARQTGRPVRLALERPQMFGPVGARPRTEQHFVIAARHDGTLTAMRHDSISNTSMIEDWTETCCMVTRMLYAVPNQITTHRLVQLNVGTPTYMRAPGETTGSFALESAMDELAVALNMDPLALRLKNYADSDPQEHKPWSGKSLRECYQIGAEKFGWSRRPHAPRSMREGNTLIGYGMATATYPANRSEASALAQILPDGTAVVASGTQELGTGTYTVMTQVAADALGFTPEQIHFALGDSSLPRAPVSGGSQSAASVSPAVRDAASQARSQLIALALADAASPVHGLPLEDVTVESGWVVSRSQPGKRDPAAAIIARSGGKPIEASATVKPGDEKQKYSFHSFGAVFVEVHVDAELGTIRVPRVVAVYDVGRVLNQKTARSQMLGGIVWGIGAALQEESTLDARYGRFTNANLAEYHVPVNADIGTIDITFLDRPDPYINSLGVRGIGEIGITAVVAAIANAVYHATGVRVRDLPITLDKVMRT, encoded by the coding sequence ATGAATCTGACCGGACAACCGCTCGATCGCGTCGACGCTCTGCTGAAGGTGACCGGCGAGGCGCGTTATGCAGCCGAATTTCCCGCCGCGCGACTCGCGCATGCGGTGCTCGTGACGAGCACGATCGCCCAGGGCACGATCGCGTCGATCGATGCGAGCCGCGCCGAGGCCGTACCCGGCGTGCTGCTCGTGATGACCTACCAGAACGCGCCGCGCCTGCCGAACGGCGGCAAGCCCGCGCTCGCGCCGCCCGCGGGCCGGCGTCTGTCGCTTCTGCAGGACAACGAAGTGCATTACAACAACGAGCCGGTCGCGGTGGTCGTCGCCGATACGCTCGAACATGCGGCCGACGCCGCGCGCCAGTTGCGCATCGTCTATCAGCCCGGCGCCGCAGCGCTCGACTTCGAGCAGGCGAAGGCGCACGCGCATGCGCCGGACAGACCGCAGGGCCGTCAGACCGACACCCAGCGCGGCAGCTTCGAGGACGGCATGCAAAGTGGCGACGTGCATATCGACGCCACCTACACGACGCCGATCGAGCATCACAACCCGATGGAGCCGCACGCGACGATGGCGCAGTGGGACGGCCCGCAACTGACGCTCTACGATTCGACCCAGGGCGTGAGCGGCGCCGCGCTGGTGCTCGCGAAGACGTTCGGCATTCCGGTGTCCGACGTGCGCGTGATCTCGCCGCTGATCGGCGGCGGCTTCGGCTGCAAGGGCTCGTCGTGGTCGCACGTGTCGCTATGCGTGATGGCCGCGCGGCAAACCGGCCGGCCCGTGCGGCTCGCGCTCGAACGTCCGCAGATGTTCGGCCCGGTCGGCGCGCGGCCGCGCACCGAACAGCACTTCGTGATCGCCGCGCGGCATGACGGCACGCTGACCGCGATGCGTCACGACAGCATCTCGAACACGTCGATGATCGAAGACTGGACCGAGACCTGCTGCATGGTCACGCGCATGCTCTACGCGGTGCCCAACCAGATCACGACGCATCGGCTCGTGCAGCTCAATGTCGGCACCCCGACCTACATGCGCGCGCCCGGCGAAACCACCGGCTCGTTCGCGCTCGAATCGGCGATGGACGAACTCGCCGTCGCGCTGAACATGGACCCGCTTGCACTGCGTCTGAAGAACTACGCGGACAGCGATCCGCAGGAGCACAAGCCCTGGTCGGGCAAGTCGCTGCGCGAGTGCTACCAGATCGGCGCCGAGAAGTTCGGCTGGTCGCGCCGTCCGCATGCGCCACGTTCGATGCGCGAAGGCAACACGCTGATCGGCTACGGCATGGCGACCGCGACCTATCCGGCCAACCGCAGCGAGGCGTCGGCACTTGCGCAGATTCTGCCGGACGGCACCGCGGTGGTCGCATCGGGCACGCAGGAACTCGGCACCGGCACCTATACCGTGATGACCCAGGTCGCCGCCGATGCGCTCGGCTTCACGCCCGAGCAAATCCACTTCGCGCTCGGCGATTCGTCGCTGCCTCGCGCGCCGGTCTCGGGCGGCTCGCAGTCGGCGGCGAGCGTATCGCCTGCGGTGCGCGACGCGGCAAGCCAGGCGCGCAGCCAGTTGATCGCGCTGGCGCTCGCGGACGCGGCCTCGCCCGTGCATGGTCTGCCGCTCGAAGACGTCACCGTCGAAAGCGGCTGGGTCGTGAGCCGCTCGCAACCCGGCAAACGCGATCCGGCCGCGGCGATCATCGCGCGCTCGGGCGGCAAGCCGATCGAGGCCAGCGCGACCGTCAAGCCCGGCGACGAGAAGCAGAAGTACTCGTTCCACTCGTTCGGCGCGGTGTTCGTCGAGGTCCACGTCGATGCCGAGCTCGGCACAATCCGCGTGCCGCGCGTGGTCGCGGTGTACGACGTCGGCCGCGTGCTGAACCAGAAAACCGCGCGCAGCCAGATGCTGGGCGGCATCGTGTGGGGCATCGGCGCGGCGCTGCAGGAGGAAAGCACGCTCGATGCACGCTACGGGCGCTTCACCAACGCGAACCTCGCCGAGTATCACGTGCCGGTGAACGCCGATATCGGCACGATCGACATCACGTTCCTCGACCGGCCCGATCCTTATATCAACTCGCTCGGCGTGCGCGGTATCGGCGAGATCGGCATCACGGCCGTGGTGGCGGCGATCGCGAACGCTGTGTATCACGCGACCGGCGTGCGGGTGCGCGACCTGCCGATCACGCTGGACAAGGTGATGAGGACCTGA
- a CDS encoding nucleotidyltransferase family protein → MAYASLATGVLLAAGFGSRFDPNGLHNKLLARMPDGTPVAHEAAHRLLRVVTRVLAVVRPGSDALARVLNDAGCDVVFAASAERGMGASLAAGIAASDEAEGWLVALADMPRIALPTIEAVARALDNGAPLVAPFYEGQRGHPVGFGIEHRNALLALDGDTGAKALLMSHALTRIDVDDPGILRDVDTPEDLRAL, encoded by the coding sequence ATGGCCTACGCCTCGCTCGCCACTGGCGTGTTGCTCGCCGCCGGTTTCGGCTCGCGCTTCGATCCGAACGGGCTGCACAACAAACTGCTCGCGCGCATGCCCGACGGCACGCCGGTTGCGCATGAAGCCGCGCATCGGCTGCTACGGGTCGTGACGCGAGTGCTCGCCGTGGTGCGGCCGGGCTCCGACGCGCTCGCCCGCGTGCTGAACGACGCCGGCTGCGATGTGGTGTTTGCGGCGAGCGCTGAGCGCGGCATGGGCGCAAGTCTCGCCGCGGGCATCGCGGCGAGCGACGAGGCCGAGGGCTGGCTCGTCGCGCTGGCCGACATGCCGCGCATCGCGCTGCCGACGATCGAAGCGGTAGCGCGCGCGCTCGACAACGGCGCGCCGCTCGTCGCGCCGTTCTACGAAGGCCAGCGCGGCCATCCGGTCGGCTTCGGCATCGAGCATCGCAACGCGCTGCTCGCGCTGGACGGCGACACTGGCGCGAAAGCGCTGCTGATGTCACACGCGCTGACGCGCATCGACGTCGACGACCCGGGCATCTTGCGCGACGTCGATACGCCGGAGGATTTGCGCGCGCTCTAG
- a CDS encoding Crp/Fnr family transcriptional regulator — translation MEASLHRYRSQLETTPWYQSLPVGLRDALVSHAVLRTLEKGQTLYRRGDPSDGLYAVLGGALAIGSVGMDGKEALLAELGPTAWVGEISLFDGLPRPNDATAVTRTLLLHVPEAALRDLLDATPSYWRDFALLMAQRLRVLFENTEAMRLLPAAQRVANRLLVIAGGYGGLNASQTRIRVSQDSLASMVSLSRQTTNQLLRSLESQRIVSLKSGEIAILDFERLRAASLGEA, via the coding sequence ATGGAAGCCAGTCTGCACCGCTACCGGTCGCAACTCGAAACGACGCCGTGGTACCAGAGCCTGCCCGTCGGGTTGCGCGACGCCCTCGTGAGTCACGCCGTCCTGCGCACGCTCGAAAAAGGCCAGACGCTGTATCGGCGTGGCGACCCGTCCGATGGTCTGTATGCGGTGCTGGGCGGCGCGCTCGCGATCGGTTCGGTCGGCATGGACGGGAAAGAGGCGTTGCTCGCGGAGCTTGGACCGACCGCGTGGGTCGGCGAAATCTCGCTGTTCGATGGGCTGCCGCGTCCGAACGATGCCACTGCCGTCACCCGCACGCTTCTGTTGCATGTGCCCGAAGCCGCGCTGCGGGATCTGCTCGATGCCACGCCGAGCTATTGGCGCGATTTCGCGTTGTTGATGGCGCAAAGATTGCGGGTTCTGTTCGAGAACACCGAGGCGATGAGGTTGTTGCCCGCGGCGCAGCGCGTAGCGAACCGCCTGCTCGTGATCGCCGGAGGTTATGGCGGTCTGAACGCATCGCAGACGAGGATACGCGTCTCGCAGGACAGCCTGGCTTCGATGGTGTCGCTGTCGCGGCAGACCACGAATCAGTTGCTCAGGAGCCTCGAGAGTCAGCGCATCGTGAGTCTGAAATCCGGGGAAATCGCCATCCTCGATTTCGAGCGGCTGCGGGCGGCCAGTCTCGGCGAGGCCTAG
- a CDS encoding class II aldolase/adducin family protein: MSSSAVSLKNDVSPAEWEARVNLAAAYRLTALFGWDDLVFTHISARVPGPEHHFLINPYGMMFDEITASSLIKIDLDGHKVSESPYDVNPAGFTIHSAIHAAREDALCVMHTHSVNGVAVSAQAEGLLPLSQQSLGVLASLGYHDYEGIALNEAEKPRLVQDLGHNTNLMLRNHGLLTVGKTPADAFVAMYFFEAACMIQVRAQAGGGKLLPIAQPILDNFKEQIKVATRGAVPGALVWPGLLRRLDRRNPGFAD, encoded by the coding sequence GTGAGTTCATCCGCAGTCAGTCTCAAGAACGACGTCTCGCCGGCCGAATGGGAGGCGCGCGTCAATCTCGCCGCCGCCTACCGTCTCACCGCGCTGTTCGGCTGGGACGATCTGGTGTTCACCCACATCTCGGCGCGCGTGCCGGGCCCCGAGCATCACTTCCTGATCAACCCGTACGGCATGATGTTCGACGAAATCACCGCGTCTTCGCTGATCAAGATCGACCTCGACGGCCACAAAGTCAGCGAATCGCCGTATGACGTCAATCCGGCCGGCTTCACGATCCATAGCGCGATCCATGCGGCACGCGAAGACGCGCTGTGCGTGATGCACACGCACTCGGTCAACGGCGTGGCCGTGTCGGCCCAGGCGGAGGGGTTGTTGCCGCTTTCGCAGCAGTCGCTCGGCGTGCTCGCGTCGCTTGGCTATCACGACTACGAGGGCATCGCGCTCAACGAAGCCGAAAAGCCGCGCCTCGTTCAGGACCTCGGACACAACACGAATCTGATGCTGCGCAACCATGGCCTGCTGACGGTCGGCAAGACACCGGCGGACGCCTTCGTCGCGATGTATTTCTTCGAAGCCGCCTGCATGATCCAGGTACGCGCGCAAGCGGGCGGCGGCAAACTCCTGCCCATTGCACAGCCCATTCTCGACAACTTCAAGGAGCAGATCAAGGTCGCGACGAGGGGCGCCGTGCCGGGCGCGCTGGTGTGGCCGGGGCTGCTGCGCCGGCTCGATCGACGTAACCCCGGCTTTGCCGACTAA
- a CDS encoding 2-dehydropantoate 2-reductase has translation MAKIYIYGAGSIGCYVGGRLLAGGSDVRFIGRARIAEQLRSQGITLSRHDDSRWHVPPERTDVSTDAAAAADADLVLVTVKSAATATAGAELASVLRPGTIVVSFQNGVGNADVLRAALPRHTVLEGMVPFNVVERGPGVFHQGSAGELEIRHTPAMQPFVDAFRRAGLPLIQHSDMLPVQWAKLLLNLNNAINALANRPLKEELSQRAYRRCLGMAQKEALALLRRAAIRPARVTPLPAAWIPRVLGVPDALFERLGRTMLTIDPLARSSMSDDLAAGRATEIDWINGEVVRLAERLGQAAPVNARLCELVRQAEQADIRPSWSGEALLAELRAAAQAAAGAGMRSRRN, from the coding sequence ATGGCAAAGATCTATATATACGGCGCCGGCTCGATCGGTTGCTATGTCGGCGGACGGCTCCTGGCGGGTGGCAGCGACGTGCGTTTCATTGGGCGCGCGCGCATCGCCGAGCAGTTGCGCAGCCAGGGCATCACGTTGTCGCGGCACGACGATAGCCGCTGGCATGTGCCCCCGGAGCGGACCGACGTGTCGACGGACGCGGCCGCCGCGGCAGACGCCGACCTCGTTCTGGTCACGGTCAAATCCGCTGCGACGGCGACGGCCGGGGCGGAACTGGCGAGTGTGCTGCGCCCCGGCACGATCGTCGTGAGCTTCCAGAACGGCGTCGGCAACGCCGACGTACTGCGCGCCGCGCTGCCGCGGCACACGGTGCTGGAAGGCATGGTGCCGTTCAATGTGGTCGAACGTGGTCCCGGCGTGTTTCATCAGGGCTCGGCGGGCGAGCTCGAAATCCGCCATACGCCGGCCATGCAGCCGTTCGTCGACGCGTTCAGGCGGGCGGGTCTGCCGCTGATCCAGCACAGCGACATGTTGCCGGTGCAGTGGGCCAAGCTGCTGCTGAATCTGAACAACGCCATCAACGCGTTGGCGAACCGGCCTTTGAAGGAGGAGTTGTCACAACGCGCGTACCGCCGCTGCCTCGGCATGGCGCAAAAGGAAGCGCTCGCGCTGCTCAGGCGCGCCGCGATTCGGCCGGCGAGAGTCACCCCGCTGCCGGCCGCGTGGATACCGCGCGTGCTGGGCGTGCCCGATGCGTTGTTCGAACGGCTGGGCCGCACGATGCTGACGATCGATCCGCTCGCGCGCTCATCGATGTCCGACGATCTGGCGGCCGGCCGCGCCACCGAAATCGACTGGATCAACGGCGAAGTCGTGCGCCTCGCCGAGCGCCTTGGGCAAGCCGCGCCGGTCAACGCGCGACTTTGCGAACTCGTCCGGCAAGCCGAGCAGGCCGACATACGTCCTTCGTGGTCGGGTGAAGCGCTGCTGGCCGAGTTGCGGGCAGCGGCGCAGGCCGCCGCGGGTGCCGGGATGCGCTCGCGCCGGAACTAG
- a CDS encoding OmpW/AlkL family protein has product MRTKRKLKRKRVACLALIPGVMCGGAMAQSAGSLITSVGGTWLDFGGSSATALQSTSAAGTFTSPGTGGQIHNTFTAELALTYFVTDNIALHMATGVPPELKLYAQGTAAPFGPHGPTLDFGKLQPLATTRSWPPILFVRYFFGAPQTRLRPFLGVGVNYTWYSHTELNSTFSSALQRVAGPGGQATAELSPSWNPAFNAGASYNISKNWYASVSVTYLPLKTNATVSAIAANGQPVLTNKTHIAANPWITFVGVGYRF; this is encoded by the coding sequence ATGAGAACGAAGCGAAAACTGAAACGGAAGCGGGTCGCCTGTCTCGCGCTGATACCGGGCGTGATGTGCGGCGGCGCGATGGCGCAAAGCGCGGGCAGCCTGATAACGAGTGTGGGCGGCACATGGCTGGACTTCGGCGGGTCGTCCGCAACGGCGTTGCAGAGTACCTCGGCGGCGGGCACGTTCACGTCGCCGGGAACCGGTGGCCAGATACACAATACGTTCACCGCCGAACTCGCGCTGACGTATTTCGTCACGGACAACATCGCGCTGCACATGGCGACGGGCGTGCCGCCCGAACTGAAACTCTACGCGCAGGGGACAGCGGCGCCGTTCGGTCCGCACGGCCCGACGCTCGACTTCGGCAAGCTGCAACCGCTTGCCACGACCCGGTCCTGGCCGCCCATTCTGTTCGTCAGGTACTTCTTCGGCGCGCCACAGACGCGCTTGCGTCCGTTCCTTGGTGTCGGTGTCAATTACACGTGGTATTCGCACACGGAACTCAATTCGACCTTCAGCAGCGCATTGCAGCGGGTGGCCGGACCGGGCGGCCAGGCAACTGCGGAGCTGAGCCCATCATGGAACCCGGCATTCAATGCGGGTGCGTCCTACAACATCAGCAAGAACTGGTACGCCAGCGTATCCGTGACTTATCTGCCGCTGAAGACCAATGCGACCGTCTCGGCCATCGCCGCTAATGGCCAACCTGTGCTGACCAATAAGACGCACATTGCGGCGAATCCGTGGATCACGTTCGTCGGGGTGGGATACCGGTTCTAG
- a CDS encoding acyl-CoA dehydrogenase C-terminal domain-containing protein, translated as MSTYIAPLRDMRFVMTELADLGALSSLPGFEEVSPELAEAVLEEASKLASEVLAPLNKTGDAEGARLTPDGVVAAGGFAQAYQQFAAGGWNGLSGDPAFGGQGLPELLHAATVEMWNSSNMAFALCPLLTAGATEALRQHGSDDLKQRYLPKLIGGAWTATMNLTEPQAGSDLAVVRTKAVPQGDHYRLYGQKIFITWGDHDMTDNVIHLVLARTPDAPEGVRGISLFLVPKFLLNADGSPGERNDVHCVSLEHKLGIHASPTCVMSFGDKDGAIGYLVGHENKGLAHMFTMMNEARQKVGIQGLAMAERAYQQAREYAKERVQGRVAGSRSAEAVAIIQHADVRRMLLTMKSQVEAMRAFAYVMAADMDRTHRHADDVERARYQARIDFLIPVLKGWCTELGVEIASLGVQVHGGMGYIEETGACQFLRDARIATIYEGTTGIQAADLVGRKLASDRGAALFELVEEMRGVVQELERSADAQLASIGTAFAASVQALEHATRWLLRALTTDVDAALASSVEYLMMMGYVCGGWQMARAALAAARKLAVNEDPEFHRTKLATARFYAEKILPKALAFKETILRGASGAIDIANEQF; from the coding sequence ATGAGCACCTATATTGCACCGCTGCGCGACATGCGCTTCGTGATGACGGAACTGGCGGATCTCGGCGCGCTGTCGTCGTTACCGGGCTTCGAGGAAGTGTCGCCGGAACTGGCGGAAGCCGTACTCGAAGAAGCCTCGAAGCTCGCGTCGGAAGTGCTTGCGCCGCTCAACAAAACCGGCGACGCAGAGGGCGCGCGTCTGACTCCCGACGGCGTGGTCGCCGCCGGCGGTTTCGCGCAGGCCTACCAGCAATTCGCCGCGGGTGGATGGAACGGCCTGAGCGGTGACCCCGCGTTCGGCGGCCAGGGGCTGCCCGAACTGCTGCATGCGGCGACCGTGGAGATGTGGAATTCGTCGAACATGGCGTTCGCGTTGTGTCCGCTGTTGACGGCCGGCGCGACCGAGGCATTGCGCCAGCACGGCTCGGACGATCTGAAACAGCGCTATCTACCCAAACTGATCGGCGGCGCGTGGACGGCCACGATGAATCTGACCGAGCCGCAAGCCGGATCGGATCTCGCCGTGGTGCGCACGAAGGCGGTGCCGCAGGGCGATCACTATCGCCTCTACGGACAGAAGATCTTCATCACGTGGGGCGACCACGATATGACGGACAACGTGATCCATCTCGTCCTCGCTCGCACGCCCGACGCGCCCGAAGGCGTGCGTGGCATTTCGCTCTTCCTCGTGCCCAAGTTCCTGCTGAACGCGGACGGCTCGCCCGGCGAGCGCAACGATGTCCACTGCGTGTCGCTCGAACACAAGCTCGGTATCCATGCGAGTCCGACCTGCGTGATGAGCTTCGGCGACAAGGATGGCGCGATCGGCTATCTGGTCGGGCACGAGAACAAAGGTCTCGCGCACATGTTCACGATGATGAACGAGGCGCGCCAGAAGGTCGGCATTCAGGGGCTCGCGATGGCGGAACGTGCGTACCAGCAAGCTCGCGAGTATGCGAAGGAGCGGGTGCAGGGTCGCGTCGCGGGAAGCCGCTCGGCCGAAGCGGTCGCGATCATTCAGCACGCCGACGTGCGGCGCATGTTGCTGACGATGAAGTCGCAGGTCGAGGCCATGCGCGCGTTCGCCTACGTGATGGCGGCCGACATGGATCGCACGCACCGGCACGCGGACGACGTCGAGCGGGCGCGCTACCAGGCGCGTATCGATTTCTTGATTCCGGTGCTGAAGGGATGGTGCACCGAACTCGGCGTCGAAATTGCGTCGCTCGGTGTGCAGGTGCATGGCGGGATGGGCTACATCGAGGAAACCGGCGCATGCCAGTTTCTGCGCGACGCGCGAATCGCGACGATCTACGAGGGCACGACAGGCATTCAGGCAGCCGACCTCGTCGGGCGCAAGCTCGCGTCGGACCGTGGGGCCGCGCTGTTCGAACTGGTCGAGGAAATGCGCGGCGTCGTGCAGGAACTCGAGCGCAGCGCGGATGCGCAGCTTGCATCGATCGGCACCGCTTTCGCGGCCAGCGTGCAGGCGCTCGAACACGCGACGCGGTGGCTGCTGCGCGCATTGACGACCGACGTCGATGCGGCGCTGGCGAGCTCTGTCGAATATCTGATGATGATGGGCTACGTCTGCGGCGGCTGGCAGATGGCGCGCGCGGCGCTCGCCGCGGCGAGAAAACTCGCTGTGAACGAAGACCCGGAATTTCACCGGACCAAGCTCGCCACGGCGCGTTTCTACGCGGAAAAGATCCTGCCGAAAGCTCTCGCATTCAAGGAGACGATTCTTCGCGGCGCATCGGGCGCAATCGATATCGCCAACGAGCAGTTCTGA
- a CDS encoding electron transfer flavoprotein subunit alpha/FixB family protein: MPVLVIAEHDNRTLKAATLNAVTAAAQLGGDIHVLVAGSQSAKVCEQAAQVAGVARVLAVDAAHNGHALAENLAALIVKMAGPYSHIVAPATTTAKNMMPRVAARLDVAQISDIVAIESADTFVRPIYAGNVLATVRSADAVKVVTVRTTAFAAAGAQGAAAAIEALEPAPPVQGARFVSQQLTRSERPELTSAQRVISGGRGMGSAENFALLDELAGKLGAAVGASRAAVDAGFVPNDCQVGQTGKVIAPQLYIAVGISGAIQHLAGMKDSKVIVAINKDEEAPIFQVADYWIVGDLFKVLPELSGELDKLQQN; this comes from the coding sequence ATGCCCGTACTCGTTATCGCAGAGCACGACAATCGGACGCTCAAGGCCGCCACGCTGAACGCCGTCACGGCCGCCGCGCAACTGGGCGGCGATATTCATGTTCTCGTCGCCGGATCGCAATCCGCGAAAGTGTGCGAGCAGGCGGCCCAGGTTGCCGGCGTGGCGCGCGTGCTGGCTGTCGATGCCGCCCACAACGGTCATGCGTTGGCCGAAAACCTCGCCGCGCTGATCGTGAAGATGGCCGGCCCATACAGCCATATCGTCGCGCCGGCCACCACGACCGCGAAGAACATGATGCCGCGCGTGGCCGCGCGGCTCGACGTCGCGCAGATTTCCGACATCGTCGCGATCGAGTCCGCCGATACGTTCGTGCGCCCCATCTACGCCGGCAACGTGCTCGCGACCGTGCGAAGCGCCGACGCCGTCAAGGTCGTCACCGTTCGCACGACCGCTTTTGCGGCGGCAGGAGCGCAAGGTGCGGCGGCCGCGATCGAAGCATTGGAGCCCGCGCCGCCAGTGCAAGGAGCGCGCTTCGTGAGCCAGCAACTGACACGCTCGGAGCGTCCAGAACTGACGTCCGCGCAGCGCGTGATCTCAGGTGGCCGAGGCATGGGTTCCGCGGAGAACTTCGCGCTGCTGGATGAACTCGCCGGCAAGCTTGGCGCGGCCGTCGGCGCATCGCGCGCGGCCGTGGACGCCGGCTTCGTGCCGAACGATTGTCAGGTCGGCCAGACCGGCAAGGTGATCGCGCCGCAGCTGTATATCGCCGTGGGCATTTCCGGCGCGATCCAGCATCTGGCCGGCATGAAGGACTCGAAGGTGATCGTCGCGATCAACAAGGACGAGGAGGCGCCGATTTTCCAGGTCGCCGATTACTGGATCGTCGGCGATCTCTTCAAGGTCTTGCCGGAGCTGTCCGGCGAACTCGACAAACTGCAGCAGAACTGA
- a CDS encoding electron transfer flavoprotein subunit beta/FixA family protein, whose protein sequence is MRVLVPVKRVADANVRVRVKADGSAVDIANVKMSMNPFDEISVEEAVRMKEAGVVSEVVVVSCGVPACQETLRTAMAVGADRAILVQTDAELQPLAVAKLLKALVDREQPQLVMLGKQAIDEDANQVGQMLAALLDWPQATFASQVALDAGKATVTREIDGGLETLEVDLPAVVTADLRLNTPRYATLPNIMKAKKKPLDVVTPAALDVDVTPRLTTLTLAEPAKRAAGVRVADAAELISKLKNVAHVIG, encoded by the coding sequence ATGAGAGTACTCGTACCCGTCAAGCGCGTCGCGGACGCGAACGTGAGGGTTCGCGTGAAGGCCGACGGCAGCGCCGTCGATATCGCGAACGTGAAGATGTCGATGAACCCGTTCGACGAAATCAGCGTGGAAGAAGCCGTGCGCATGAAGGAAGCCGGTGTCGTGAGCGAGGTGGTCGTGGTGTCGTGCGGTGTGCCCGCATGCCAGGAAACGCTGCGCACCGCGATGGCGGTCGGCGCGGACCGCGCGATTCTGGTTCAGACCGATGCCGAACTCCAGCCGCTTGCGGTCGCGAAGCTGCTGAAGGCGCTGGTCGACAGGGAGCAGCCGCAACTGGTGATGCTGGGCAAGCAGGCCATCGACGAAGATGCCAACCAGGTCGGTCAGATGCTCGCGGCGCTGCTGGACTGGCCGCAGGCGACGTTTGCATCGCAAGTCGCGCTCGATGCGGGCAAGGCCACGGTGACGCGTGAAATCGACGGCGGTCTGGAAACGCTCGAAGTCGATCTGCCCGCCGTCGTCACCGCCGATCTGCGGCTGAATACGCCGCGCTACGCGACGCTGCCCAACATCATGAAGGCCAAAAAGAAACCGCTCGACGTCGTGACGCCGGCCGCGCTCGACGTCGATGTCACGCCGCGGCTGACGACGCTGACGCTCGCGGAACCCGCGAAGCGCGCGGCGGGCGTGCGCGTCGCAGACGCCGCGGAACTGATCAGCAAGTTGAAAAACGTTGCACACGTCATTGGATAA